The Prinia subflava isolate CZ2003 ecotype Zambia chromosome 6, Cam_Psub_1.2, whole genome shotgun sequence genome contains the following window.
ACCAGGGGGGGACACAGGAGGTTTTCCTCACTGGGGACTCCTGGAAGCCTCCAGCACAGGATTAAGGCTGCTTTCCACAGGCAGCTTTAGTGAGCTTGTGGTTTGGTGCTTtattttctcactgaaggtTGGCAAAGTGTCCTCCTTTATTTCTGGCTCTGACAGGGGTTGCTTGTTCTCTGCAGGACTCTCTAGCTGAAGTTGAGGAGAAATACAAGAAGGCTATGGTGTCAAATGCTCAGCTGGACAATGAGAAAACCAACTTCATGTACCAAGTGGACACCCTGAAGGATGCGCTcttggagctggaggagcagctggcagaaTCCAGGAGGCAGTATGAAGAGAAAAGTAAAGTATGTAAATAGCTCTGGCATGGGAAATAACAGGGAGAGATTTGGAGAGGGGTAGAGATCTTTGGGAGGAGGCAGCTAAATTATTACTCAAGATTTCAACCAAGTAGCTGGTTTAATGAATATGAAGTGGAATACCAATTTGTTGTGTACTTGTGATCATAGAAATGAGAATTTTCCCTAAGCCATTTCTGAAGAAGGGGAGAAATGTTGTAGCTGGTAAAGGCTACATTGATACTATCACATCACATCTCCTTTTCTATTCCATCTCTAAAGTAAATTCATGTGGTTTGTCCATAGGGACTTCTGGAGCACTTTTACACACAAAGATGTCTCCAGGCAGCCTGTGGGAGAATTGTGCTGTTCAGACAATTCAAGCAGCTCCACGGTTAAATGTTGAATTAAGTTTTACATTCATTTAGGAGCTGACAGTGATTTGGtgttaaataataaaactgGGGCTTATGTTTTCAAAACTGCCTTCTTGTAGCTTGGGGCATTTGACTACACCCCACTTCAAAACACAGTTCCTGAAAGATACAgtgtggtttttcctttttacataAAGTCCAGCTGAGTTTCAGTTCATGGCCATGTGGGAAGAGTGGGTTAAATTCCCATCGATTCATCTGTGCAGTCTGAAGGACTGGAGTGTAAAAGCTCTTCAACCTGCTGCTCAGCTTATGAGATGGGCTAAATGATGTCTGTCATGTCAGTGTTTAGTGCAATAATAGCATCTTGGAAAAAGGACAAACTCGATAAAAATTGCACTCTTGTGGGATTGTGATTAGAGGGATATTCAAGAATTACATTGCAGTaagcattttctttgtgtttgggcttattttcctctttttgatGGGGTGCTATTTTTGATTAATAATAATCTTGTGAATATTCCATTATTCACAGGAATTTGAGAGGGAGAAGCACGCTCATAGCATATTGCAGTTTCAGTTCATGGAAATCAAAGAGGCTTtgaagcagagagaagaaatgctTGCAgtaagtaacttttttttttttaatggcttctTTGATTGTACATTCCCAAGTAGCAGTAGAGTGGAGAATATGAGGCATGGAGAATTTTATTCCAAATTCAAGTTACTCACCAGAAGAAATGTTACTGTTTCAGGCCAGACAGGTTCAGAGCTGACTAATGCAAATATTACTTTCCTAAGCATTATCTTATTCTTCCTAAGTATTGCATTTTGGACTGCTGTTTGTGGAGATGCAGAGGAAAATAACAGAACTGTGTAACTTGTTCTAAGTCGTGTTGTGGGTAATAAGATTGTCCTCAGGAGCACAGGTTCAGCTGGGATGTCAGAAACTGTGCATTGTAGATACTCATTTACTTTAGCACCTGGCTTTTTTCATTCTCTGGCCTCACTGCAATCTTGGCCTTCCTTGTTAACCTGTTACCTGCTTTCTGTCTTCTTGTTTTGCTCCTGCCCCTCAGGAAATCCAACAGCTGcaacagaaacagcagagcTATGTCAGGGAAATTTCCGATCTTCAGGAGACAATAGAgtggaaagacaaaaaaataggGGTAGGACTTGTCAGCTCCTGCAATGTGTTCAGAGTGACACTGTCATTCCCCACCTGATCCTGCTTTTGTAAAACCCCATGGATAAAACCCTCCCTCGTGCCTTTGCTTGGTGTGGCTGTCCTATGATGTTGCCAGTGAAGTAGCAAATAGCAAGTGTTGTGTTTGGCCAGTACCTTAAAATCCAAGGAAAACCTAGCAGCTGGTGTGCTTTCAAACCAAGGGTAATTGATTTGCTGTGCTGCACCATTTGCATTTGCCATATGGGGAGAGGAAATGCTATTTATAATGCAATTCCATCAGCACTGAGTTTTCGCTTATTCACATTTAATCTGCGGACTGAGCAGAAACTGGAGTGGGGTAAAGAGGTAGTGCAGCTATTTATAGGCTGTTGGGATGAAAGTCTCCCTTGCTTCTCATCCCTTCCCACCACCTCTTATCACAGCCACATGGAAACCCactctggttttcttttccagttgaACACTGAAAGGcttcctgagcagagcaggagaaagaaaTCTGGCAGCTTGCCCATGTTTGTGATGTCCAACAATTTGTAGCAGCTTCAAACTGAACATTGTCTAATTTTTTTGAGTTGTTCTATTTGTACCTATATAGAAATACTGGGAGGGGAGAGTTCAGTAGCCAAATATGCATTTGCACATGGTGCATCCCAGACTAAGGATGACTTAATGGCAGctttcaaattaattaaaatgtaaaataaaaagtctCCTGAAATCCAACGGGCCTAATTCTGTGCCCTTCCATTACCACATGGGAATGGCATGATGTCTTCAGTGTGCTTGCTAAAGCAATGTGGGCATGGATTAGTTTGTCTAGCAGACAAGAATAAAAAGTGGACCCTCATTTGAGGGACTCCTAATGAAGAATTGGGCTCTGAATGTCTTTGGCAGGAAATCTTGGTTCTTGAAGAAGCTGTGCCTTTCTTGGATTTGAAGTTTCTCTCTCTGCATGCAAACTCAGTCCTGTAATCTGTAAACTTGACCTTTTTCATCTGTGCCTCTTCCATCCCCTGAGTATCTTAAATCTGCTCATTTTTGTCTACATTTGCTTTTCACGGCCTTTACTTGtctcccttcctttcttcaCATCTCCTCGCCCTCTGTCTGTGTTGGGAACTCAGGCACTAGAGAGGCAGAAAGATTTCTTTGATTCCATAAGGAGTGAGCGGGATGACCTTAGAGACGAAGTGGTTGTGCTGAAGGAGCAACTGAAGGTATGCAAgaggaataaaagaaatttatatTCATCTGCTGACCCTTCCCCCCTGTACGTTTGGGCAGAAAAATTAAGTCTAGCTCAGTAGCAATAGCTCAATTTTCATGTTGCCTATAAATTGCCATTTTTCAGGGGTTTTGAATATAAAGTCCTTTCCCCTACTATTGATTGTGAGTTCTTAGTGTAGACTGGAGTATAAAGAAGGTTTTTTGTAGGAGACACTTCTGTGAGGAACATCTTATGCAGCagatttatgttaaaaaaaaccaaaagagcTGGGATCACATGCTTTCTGTCAGAGTGGCTGAACTGAGAACTGCAATATCTGTTCTCCTTCCTGACTCCCAGCCATATTTAATGGAATGATTGAAGCAATTGTTTATTCAGAGTATCTTGGACAAGAGCACTTGACAATCCTTCCCTTTCCGAGCAGCAGGCTCTAAAGCATTGCTTTTGCTTCCCACAGAAACATGGAATAATCCCAGACTCTGATATAGCCACCAACGGGGACACCTCAGACATTCTGGATAACGAAGGACACTTGGATTCTTCCCGACCTGCTCCAGGCACCACTCAGGCATTAAagccaggaggggaggggatgcTAGGTAAGTGCTGTGTGTCctctcagcccctcctgcctgtcTGTCCTTCATTCAGCCACCTTGCTTGGGTGGGGCAGTTGTGAGTGGGACAGTTAACACCACGCAGCATGCTCCTTGTCCAATCTCTCCTGTGCTTTTCCCTGCTTCGTGTTGATTTTGGCTCCCAGTGTGTCGTGCAGGGCAGACTTCACTTCCCCTGCAAGGTGACAAAGGATGGGAATACAAATAGGACATTGCAGATAAGGAGCAGTCATTCACATCGCCGTTTAAACCCTGAATTGCAAAATTGTCCCAGGATAATCCTACTGCTGCTCAGTATTTTTCAGGACACACCTTAaataatcaggggaaaaaaaggcattttggtTTTCTATAAAGAGTTTGTATGTTGGTTCATTGATACCCCTGAGAACTCTGCTtgaacagcagtgctgggctctgccaaaGCACACCAAAGGataaattctttatttctctgctaTTGAACTCTTTAAATTAACACTTCTGTGTCTTCACTCGTTACACTGACACTTAAATTCAAAGGATATAATTGATGTGGACAGCGCTAGGAAGGAGAAATCTGGTTGGCAAAACCCCTTCATGCTTTTATGTGGTGAATGGCCATTAGAGAACTATTGTACTCATGTAAGGAGAGAAAGTGATATTTTTTGGTTTgtcggattttttttttgttctaaatgAACATACTAATAAATAGCTGCAGGCAGCCAATTGTTGAAAGTGCAGGTTCTCTTGCTTTGAGCGTTTGGCTGCTTTTTCATCActcagtttctgaaaacaatgTGAAACACCAAAAACCAAGGTAAgggtgtatttttaaatgtaacatGTTTTCTTACGTCTCCTaaccctgtttttttttttaagaatagaTACAGCATAGACCCAAAAACTAACAACAAACACTATTGTTTTAATGTCTGttgcttttaaatataaatcGAAGGGAAACTGTtacaacaaaaataactttaaaagaACCACAGAAGTCCTCACCCATTTGGGTGGCTGAAATAAGGGGCACAGATTACCTGAGCTTTGATCTGTGTTGAGAGGTCTGAACAGCCAAATCATTTGCTTGCCAATCAGATTTTACATTCAGTGTCCATCACGTGCACTGATGATGCCTGtctgagatttttaaaagcaaaatattactGAATAATCCTTCATGATTCCATTGTAACAGCATCAGACCCCTGCATGGATAGAGGGGCGTCAGGGTTAAAGTTGTAGAGAGAATTGCTGAGGAGAAGCAGTCCTTAGAGGCCCTTCTGCAGGTATTGCTGTTAAATTGCACTGCTTCAACCCGTTGTTCTCCTCTGCCAAAGCTGTCATTCCCACAGCCAAGAGCAGAGAGCTCCTCCTTTACAAAAACACCAGCCAGCACCAGAGACTTCTTGCTTTGAGAGGGTGGTGGTGAGTTTCACTGATCAACCCCCTGGATCCTTACTAATTCAATCGCTGCTTTGCCTCACAAAATTGGCAAAAGCTGATCTTTTATTAACCCGTTCTTCTCGTTCTGTCTGCCGGGTTTTAAGTGGGGAGGTAAGTGCTGTGGTGTGGCCCCCTCAACTTTCTCAATGGTCTTTTAGGCAAAGCCAATGAAGTGGAgatgaaaaatgagattttggaggatgtggggaaaagagaaatcttGCAGAATACTGAGCATGAGGAACACAAAGAGGagtctgaggaggaggaggaagcacaGCCATTGCATGCTGCTGAAAATGCAAAGGCAGAACACATGGTTGAAGAACGGGACGCCCCGCCAACAGTGATGATCCCAGAGAGTAGGTGTGCAGAGCAAGGCCAAAGCCTCACAGCACCTGTGTCAGGGAGCGCTTCCTCcaacagtgacagtgacacagatGGCTTGGGAGAGGTCACAGAGTCCAGGGGCACGGCAGTCCAGCAGCCTGAGAGTACAGAGGCTGAACGGACAAATGAGAACTTGGAGCTGGGCTCTCCACAAGGCCACCAGATTTTTGAGACTCCTCAGGAAATGTTTTGTGACTCAGGTACAGAGCAGGAAGTGGGAGAAGCTGCACCCAACCAGGAAGAACAAGAGGATCTGGTTTTAAGCAGCCATTCCCTGAGTGATAATGAAATGGCTGAAGGCTCTGACAGTACAAGTGAGAGCAGTGAGTTGGTTTCTAACCAGGCAGGGCTACCTGAGGGAGCAGTGGCAGGCTTGCTTAGGGAGGAGGGAAATGTGGAGAGTTCCACTCCAGGGGAAGCCCAGCACTCAGAAGAAAGTGCTGAAAACAAGGCTGCAAATGTCCTGGAGGAAAAGTTTGTTGACTGCACTGATGGAAAAAGTGACAAAACAGCAGATGACAGAGCTGAAGAAGAAGATGAGGCTGGGAACACAGTTCAGGGTCTGCCTAGGGAAACTGAGTCTGTGGGTTtgcaggggacagagccacATGAAAGGGATGTCCCAGCAGAGGCACTTGAAAAGGAAGGTGGAGAACATCAGGCACCCATCCAGCCCGCTTCTTCAGAGGACAGTCCTTCAGCACCCCCAGAGGAACCAAGTACACAGGGTAAAACTGAAGATGAAATGGCTACAGCTGAGAAAGATGGACAGAAGGAAGAATTGATGGAAGAGCTGGAGAAGCGTTCAGGTTCTACTGAAGCAGGCGAGCAAGGTGTGGCATCTGTGGAGACAGGAGGCTGCATTCCCAAGGGAATGGGAagtgagctgcagcaggcacagccaggaacaGAGGCGGAGACAGAGGTGACCACTCAGGAAACCCATTTAGACCCGAGCCTTTTAGGTGATGAAATTAAGAAGTCAGGATTGGAAACAGGGGATGAGGCTGAGGAAGGACAGGAGAGTAGGATGGAATGGGCAGAAGATTTGAATCCAAAGGTAGAGGTTCAAACAAGTCAGTGCAGTGAAGAAATGGCAGGTGGtccagaaggagagaaaaacattCCTTTAGAGGGGGAAGTGCAGAAGGTGGTTAAACAAGCAGAAGGTGAATGTAAAGAGGAGTCAGGTGTAGGTGTTACTGCAGCTACTGAAAACAAAGCCAGTaaagaaacactgaaagaaaatgagcaaGAGGTGGAGCTTGCAGACCACCCTGGTGGGGAATTTGCTTCTGAGGAAGGTGTAAGTAATGCCCTGGCACAGAAGTCTCTGCAGAATGACGACATTAGTGAACAAGTTACACTGGAGGAAGATGTAAATAATTCCCTGGCACAGGAACCTGTGCAGGATGAAAACATTGGTGTACAAGTTAAATTGGAGGAAGGTGTAAATAATTCTGTGGCACAGGAACCTGTGCAGGATGAAAACATTGGTGTACAAGTTAACTTGGAGGAAGGTGTAAATAATTCTGTGGCACAGGAACCTGTGCAGGATGAAAACATTAGTGTACAAGTTAAATTGGAGGAAGGTGTAAATAATTCCCTGGCACAGAAGCCCGTGCAGGACGACAACATTAGTGAAGAAGTGAAATTGGAGGAACAAGCAGAGGAGAGCCTGGAAGATGATGGTGATGCATTTGATTTCGATGAAGAGTCAAATCAAATACTAGAATCTGATGAAAAATGTGATGGAGATGAAGCTGATACACAAAGAGAAGAGGGTGATGGAGCAAATGGTGCTGCTGGAAAAACTGCCCACACGGacaaagctggagagggaacagACAAAATGGAAACCAAAGATGCTTTGACCAAAGGTGAAGTCCTGCAGCATAAAAAAGATGAACCTGAAGGAACAGGGTGCTTGCAAGGGGAAGCGTCAGGGAAAACTGATGTGGAGGAAGATGAAATCAAAGTATCAGATTCTAGTAAACTGGGAAAATTACAGGATGAAGAAGTTTTGGAACAGGTTTTGGAAAGTGCTTTCATTAAGAGGGCTGAAAGCAGGGAGGATTTGCAGGCTGGCAGAAGGAGTAAGGGTAGATCCAGAGATGACTGTACCATCTCCTGAGTTCAGAATCTCAAACCTACGTGAGTTCCATGCCCTGTGACCAGTCCCAGGACACAAACATGCACTTTGCACAAGACATCAGACCTTGGAATACCCTTAGAGCTTTGTCTTTGTAGGTAACTCAGCCTAAAGCATGGATATGGTAATGATGCAAGTATGGTAATGATGCTCTTGTGTTGTACCCAGCCACAAGAAATCGAGACTGTCTCGGGTTGAAAGCTTATCACCTTGTGAGGAAGCTTCACAACTTGACCATTCAAACTATTATGCAATTAAAGTACCTCTAGTGTGGATAGCTGCTCCTGGGGATTtctacaggatttttttttattattctagCCTAGTTGATCAATATCTTGAATGCACATTGGGCCTTTGTGAACTTATGCACATTATGCTTACTTGTACTTCAATCTACAGCAAGCACATTAACTCTTCATGAAGGAACTCAGCCAGATCACCAGTTTCACTGATGGTGAAACTTCTTTCAGAATGATTAAAGCCTATGAACCaatctcttatttttttaacatgaagaaaaaagatattttcattCCACTTTGTGTGTATTTCTTACATGGTCATATTCCAAAATACAGTTAGATCACTGTGAATCTGCTTAGTCTGAGCACTTTGGAAGAGCAATGCACAGTTTGGAGAAAGTGCAACATACAGGTCTTAGTTTGCTGAAAGgaataaatatatacatgtttACTTCATCCAGGCACTTTGCCACTACCACAGTAGGCCTTTTACACCATGTCTTGCatggtgtttttattttttccagagaaagtGTCAATACACAGTGTAATGTGTGCTTAGGTTTGCTATCAAGTACTGTCAGATATCAATAtataaaatatctatttttccaagaaaaatttttgtttaaaatttgcttattgcattatatattttttgCAAACTCTGATTCTGAAAGAATGTTTTTATCTCTGAAACAAATCTTATCTCTTCCCTTCTGAAAAGAAGATAACTTTGCATGTCTTAACTCTTGCTGGATATCAGACCAAAGAGGACTGTTGTTTTGTGTACTAGCCCCACTGTGGCTTTTGGAAAAGCTGGGTTGCTTTGAGTTGCTGGCATAAATTAGGCTCTTGGACTCCCTTGCTGTATTTCCTCTTGCATCTCTGCTAGTGCTTGGGAAGAGAGCATGTTTTGCAtatataaatattcatttaaagTGTTAAGCAGTGCATGTCCCAAGGGAATGCAGATCGAGGGGGGTTCGAGGGGGGGTTCGGGCTGTGGAAGGCTGAGTTTGTGTTGATGTTACAAAGTTGTCAGAGCGCAGACAGACTGCAAAATTGGAAGATGTATATCAAAATGTACTGCTgtatataatttaaataaacatattttatacTTTAAAATACCTGTCCAGAGCACTGTTTCTAAACCTGCACAAGGAGTTATTTAAACCTGTATCATTTCAACAccatttttctgcagctgttgtTCAATTTATTACCTTGTGCTACGTAGCTACAAGAGCCATCTCCCTAGGACTGGGCAGCCTCGGGGTTTGAGCACCTTGAATATGTGATGGCACCTTAACTGTAGAGCTCTAACAGGTCTGTAACCCTGTAACTCCTTTCATGTGGCTTCTCTCCAACTTACAGCAGATCCACCGTGGTTTCTGTAAGTATTGGCAGTTGTTCCTAAGGGTTTACTCTAGATGCTAATCCAAAAAGTCATAGATCTTATAAGCATTTCTTATTAGCATGTAGCAGTGTTTATTTAAAGATTTGGCTGTGCTATACTCTCAACAGTAATATGTGGTTTAATGTTGGAAGTGGGTTTTAATTGGTAAATAGACTTAAACAGATCATTAAGTGGTCTTACCGGGCTTCACCTGTACTGTGGATGGATCTATCAGAGTCAAATTAGGCAACGTGCCATTATATCCCGTGTTTCTTACGAGttcatttctgattttcacTAGTTTTTCCACTTCCAAAGAAAAGACAGCATCTTTAAGAGAATTCCTTTTTAAAGCCATATCACAGGAGCAGAAACACCTCCAATCTTACCTGTCCATGCACCAGCTTGGATCCCACTCCCAGTGTAACTGGGAACAAGACCATGGAGAGGCAGTGCAGCGTAGCTGTTGTGCCAGAAATCCACCCTGGAATGTTGAAAACGAGAATGTGACCCAAGGATGAATCTTTGTCTTCCAGAATAACCCCAAATGCTCGCTGGGTTTTCTGGTCATCACCTAGTGGCACATAAATGCTGTAGCCCAGGTCTGTGCATATCAGAGCTAGCCTGAAATCCTTTCAAAAGCAGTATCTCAAGAAACTTACTTGATAAAAAAGGGGAATAAATAGTGCAAAGGTCTTGGTCAATATCTTCTTTGCTATAGAGAAGAACAGTCCTCCTGTGCTCCTCAAAAGCAGTACTGCAAGCTGGTGTCTTCCAAATCCTGTGCTGTTCCTGGCAGCACCCCTCTTCTGAGAAAGACAGGAAAGCATTTTCTCATCATCCAAAATAGATGGACAGATCTGGAGAAGGAGCATTGCCCAACCTGCTTCTGACAGCTGGATTCTTGCAGGCTGTTCTGAATAGCTGCTTGGGGCTGGGATTTCATGGGATGTCTTTCCATCCTCCAAGACCAGTTTATCCCTTTCATTTACATCATGGTTCATTATTTCCTGGGCCACACATCGTGTAAATCACACAGGTAAAACCAGCAGCCTCCCATCCCATGCTCCCCTCTTAGTGGAAAGCCATGGAGGATGGATGTGTGGCTGGTTTGGGAATGTTTGGGCCACTGGGGGGGCAGCACCTGAGTAAGCAATGCCTGGAGTCACCTGCAGTGCCGAGGCAGTGAGATCAGATCAGTCACTGGACttgggagctgtggcagcaccGTGCTCaccctgctgtgtcctgctcccTCACAGGCCCCATCTCCTCCTCGGCCTCTGTAAACTCTGTGGCCATGAACTGGTGCAGTGAGTACCCTGGGAATCACCTTCCCAAAGTGAAGTGAGGTGAATGTCACACTCTGATTATTCACTGGAGCATCTTTCTATGTGGAGTAAGGTTAATGACTGTTACAGATGAGAATTTTAATTAGCTGCTTCCTGTCCTGATTCAATAGACTGTTCTTTGCTGCCTGTTCTCAAGGTCCTCAGATTCGGTGGAAAAATATCTCGTAAATGCAAAATCAAGGTGACCCTGCAGAGTAAGTTTTCTGTGTTAATGTGGGGGTTTAAGATAAGTGAAACCCAAGAGGCCCTCATCTCGACAGGCAGAATATGAATGGCAATTTAAGCAAActaattttttccctgctgcctgcatgtCCCAATGGGGTGCACAGATGTCTGTAATGAGGGCAGAGAGAACTGAGGGTGAGATCAAACTTGACAGTTCACCCCAAAATGCATCCTTTTTGCAGGAAAAGGGCTTTGGGGAACCCAGTGTCCTTCCTCACTGGAAGCTGGAAGAGGTCTCCTTTCTTCAGGCAGGCAGGTTTCACCCCACAGCAGTGGTTGTGTTAATGAAAGTCACAACTAAATTATTTCCAGGATCAAAGTGTGTTACTTGGCCCTTTTGGAGTCAATACATTTGGGCTAATTTTGTAGTGGCCTAAAGGTTTCCTGCTGCACCAGTCCTCATTCTCTTTCCAATCCTTGGAACTCCATTTCTTAATCTTTGCTGGCCTGTAAATCCCAACACAGTCTCTTGAGTCCAAGTATCTCCAAGCTGTTTGCTGCTCTTGCTTTCTTCATTggcctttgtttttcttccatatCTTTCATCTTTTGCAGAATTTTTGTCTtaagttttctttccttcccataTAGATCTGTgaaattgttttattgttttgaaGGGGTTTATACTCAGAAATTTTGGTTGTGGGTGATATTTACCAAAAAAGTGGGTTCgggtcttttttgttttttcatatcAGTGCTCAGGTGAAACAATGTTGGGTGTGTTACAAAtggatgaaaaacaaaaagaatagGACTTCAGGAGGTTCAAAATTAATCCATAGATCTGCTGAACTGGGATCTCACGCTCAGATCTGTATTTGGGTATTGCATCAGAAGCCAAGGTAAAGGTTTTATTCCATGCTCTGGAGTGGGACTATATGGGGGGGTGTATTCCCAGGAGGGGAATGACATACTGTATTAATGTCTGCTGTACTTCCATTGGGAAGCCAGTTTCCACCATGACTTGATTCAATACAGACTCTTGATTCCCTTTAAGTGCGTGTgctaacaagaaaaaaaggaagaaccACAAGACTTTGGCCTTTTCAGGAGTTGTCATCAAAGaagaaatggtatttttaaagctcttcAAAAAACTTTGagtctctctctctcagcaGAATTTACCTGGTAAAAGCCCACCAGGCTCTTATGTGTAATTTACCTTGCTTTCCTAAGTTTAAGAAAAGATCTTTTCCTTGAGTGACCTTTGGATTTTAACCATTTGATCAGCAGGCCAGACCTCAGCTGTGGAGttgagctctgagcagcctgggctctgcactgctggcaAGGGAGGCCAGCTGAACAAACCTGCAGTGAGACCCAGCTGAGGTCAACAGATCCTCTCCTAATGGGTGCATTTGAATGTGATGTTGCAGCATGCTCCTGCCTGAGGTGTACCTGAACAAACGGAGCTTGTTAATTAATGAGGTCATTTGGGTGGTAAGAAAATGTGCTTTCTCACATTGCAGCCCTtaatggggaaggaaaaaaaggaaatgattTGGTTGCTTACTTTGTAGTTCTTTTTCCCAGCTGTCTCATTCTGTAGAGTGCACTTTATTAATGAAGGCTGCACATACCCATACTTCCAAGTCTAAATGTAGGACAACAGTTGTGCAGATTGTCCATTTCCTCTTGATGTTTGACCTGGAGAATTGactctgcagagaaaacaaTGTTTTACCAGACTGCTGCGttcaaaacacaaataatttgACGGGCCAATGTTTTTCTGGTCATAATGTTGGAGCTAAAATGTCACTGCCATGTAAAAGAAGGGAAGAGTTAAAAAGTGCTGAGAATGTGCTTAGCTGTGATTATAGGTGTTTACAGTATTGTCATTGTGTTAAACTGTCAAGATGTTGTGAGATTTTGTGTTGCAGTTGTGCTTGACCCTAGAGTTCTTGCATGCTAACCTAACGTAGAAGATTAGCCTCTTTGCATGCAGCTGGCTGCTGGGACAAGCATGTTCTGTGAGAATGCCATaactgccctggctgcagccccctcccagccccgtCCGGGCCTCGTGTCCTGTGGTACGTGCCCTCACTCCCCCTTCAGTAGCCACTAACCTGAACGGGTCAGGCTCGTGCCTCAGATGCGCTCCCCGTGCGCCGCTCGATCAGCCAGCTCTGACCTCTGCCTTTTCTCTTCCAGACAGGCTGAAAAAGCTCATCGATGAACGGGAGTCCTTGCTAGACCAGGTAATCACAGGGCGAGTGAAGAGCAGTAAATGGTTAAGGAAATGGAAATAGCCCACACACGAGGTgtagagcagcagtgctgtggtcaGGTTGCTCTTGCTGAGGACTTGCTGCCTTTTCTGGCCACTCTGTTCTTTCTCCAGAACATTCCTCCTGTATGTTAACTCAGGATACACAGAAGATATGACCCAGTGTGCCTCTTATTTATGAATAGTAATCCTTCAGATCGGCCAAGCCCAAGGGAAAAACAGGCATGGCTTGGAAATTGTAGAAGCAAATTTTCTTTCCGAGAGTAAGCCCTCCCCTCTGCTGGGTCTGTGGGTAAATGGGCCATTTGGAAAGGTTTGTTGGAGGAACTGCAGATGGGTAAAGAGCAATTAAAG
Protein-coding sequences here:
- the LRRFIP1 gene encoding leucine-rich repeat flightless-interacting protein 1 isoform X15; protein product: MYSPEGVRRAVGIFRGCSPSSGTQRRRGGAFREDAGGFRGRCAPSPGAPSALPRARLPLPARSPLRPRAAPGASGRAPPPQTAGAMDAAADCLSPAAQQQAEARLAAKRAARAEAREIRMKELERQQKEASDEDERMSVGSRGSLRAGLESERTKKKNYSKATNGYEEDVCGSSQSRKSSRASYYCDLGLPSNSYASTSQLSSQNGNWPSLLYSDALPARSYRASVYEESVYSGSRRYSAPSSRAPSEYSCYLGSGSRASSRASSARASPVIEERPEKDFEKGARTVSSLSAATLASLGGTSSRRGSGDTSISADTEASIREIKDIYELKDQIQDVEGKYMQGLKELKDSLAEVEEKYKKAMVSNAQLDNEKTNFMYQVDTLKDALLELEEQLAESRRQYEEKSKEFEREKHAHSILQFQFMEIKEALKQREEMLAKHGIIPDSDIATNGDTSDILDNEGHLDSSRPAPGTTQALKPGGEGMLGKANEVEMKNEILEDVGKREILQNTEHEEHKEESEEEEEAQPLHAAENAKAEHMVEERDAPPTVMIPESRCAEQGQSLTAPVSGSASSNSDSDTDGLGEVTESRGTAVQQPESTEAERTNENLELGSPQGHQIFETPQEMFCDSGTEQEVGEAAPNQEEQEDLVLSSHSLSDNEMAEGSDSTSESSELVSNQAGLPEGAVAGLLREEGNVESSTPGEAQHSEESAENKAANVLEEKFVDCTDGKSDKTADDRAEEEDEAGNTVQGLPRETESVGLQGTEPHERDVPAEALEKEGGEHQAPIQPASSEDSPSAPPEEPSTQGKTEDEMATAEKDGQKEELMEELEKRSGSTEAGEQGVASVETGGCIPKGMGSELQQAQPGTEAETEVTTQETHLDPSLLGDEIKKSGLETGDEAEEGQESRMEWAEDLNPKVEVQTSQCSEEMAGGPEGEKNIPLEGEVQKVVKQAEGECKEESGVGVTAATENKASKETLKENEQEVELADHPGGEFASEEGVSNALAQKSLQNDDISEQVTLEEDVNNSLAQEPVQDENIGVQVKLEEGVNNSVAQEPVQDENIGVQVNLEEGVNNSVAQEPVQDENISVQVKLEEGVNNSLAQKPVQDDNISEEVKLEEQAEESLEDDGDAFDFDEESNQILESDEKCDGDEADTQREEGDGANGAAGKTAHTDKAGEGTDKMETKDALTKGEVLQHKKDEPEGTGCLQGEASGKTDVEEDEIKVSDSSKLGKLQDEEVLEQVLESAFIKRAESREDLQAGRRSKGRSRDDCTIS